One part of the Scatophagus argus isolate fScaArg1 chromosome 12, fScaArg1.pri, whole genome shotgun sequence genome encodes these proteins:
- the bcorl1 gene encoding BCL-6 corepressor-like protein 1 isoform X1, which translates to MQVDPTLMNVGDGGTVSREISAPNKASASMVGNPPQTLPLEFRGDVTLSQQNKTTPTTDCKTAKACLDTSNYNHSPELSPPQQPNNAPMSGSALTSSEKRADKRVEASKLKADGAGVFPTPQWSSGVKVSREDPLNPCHSNVTSSKKSHPQTQSVQSAPPGFQCSTMFKPVQPVAFLPSTNFSSQLCKITLPPALGQIAALREATASQFQKEIQPQSSGVGGTPLMRTYPYPFSMGRTPATEKKAATSTSKLKSSHSSNKNAKSVGEHKSLASVVASPAIALPLQHPSLTSAAPTCYTLSPTAAICCGSALASINSQSRLLNHVEKGNSVDKTTTGSLKTTSPSAPEDHTVCSAEPRDVPLDLSAKSKRPKCTSDPPVTMIETHHNESNQRDFLNSKRSHSATYSSAVQYPILPNTHRNGSHQKQINRPQNHQIPEPKPTWGKGSSQDPIKSIPGTYVGVASPILASTLRGKDGKGTFADEFQSFAKQEFISIIDQGEHLASGGKKPSCLMKGNQHSHSIKHVKNTSTAITKNCPSKGALTTALSSCANAQIHQKSGPGKATVVNPAWQQPSHLPHQALAVQGKITQGSPKTKGAPVTEGSKFQNTHHSPSKPEDDKWERIKSPLSNLASIVKQQALETTALTGEGNTQSSPVTSRKAEVLNPLTGSQDTQSKHTPAFKYPPYWSLEKWAGTPSQGDSAQTMRRHEKVNATEPSENNTELNTSPGEHMGLQMKQGSTNPAGQSYLFRSNASTNGNRVESKLAQVLEGEILKKESGASDSPPSDKLDSTVASILTGQRAGGGDKFEKKTNGTKEESPAKAKAAAIKQKKTSPKKAAKEKSATGPSKKATGKKKGTENNPTKVSCQKKQKKQCAPVLEQSPSAGKLSAQSKEPIPRDKISPSKVEQPTRDKPVTDSGSSTQSVETPVSLNSCAVSSKEPDTTESSFPRLRRGRRRADEARLDLWGFATPSPPPPPTPPPPASLPPTAQPARRPRGRPRSNPLPERMIQGKGKTVSADGETPAHKKRRRCCSRKYQTGEYITEKDKLEDGGRLEESDSLRQDSGIPADPQVDQCPSRTASSPDPAPRRPSVTRSGSVRYQGSEISPEHSDKPSGKRKFKSKHLCDSDDQKIKTKRSSLGKRGASLALDDDGSDVKRTASPPPTPKTLPSSPPNKKGLSGRSSDSESPPKRPIPPEVRRLIVNKNAGETLLQRAARLGYQDVVQYCLEKDIREVNRRDNAGYTALHEASSRGWTQIVQMLLKHGADVNCSAQDGTRPLHDAVASDNLPIVWLLLNHGADPTLATYSGHTPVKLAHSPSMKTFLTEYFTDLEGRKEQDPSLHWDFYSSSLFETDQEPCWDFLLSEQNQELEENTTGNTEPDSDKDCLLFEFSSEPLLPCYHVQVSLSQGFCNWFLLTDVLKRLKMSARIFRARYPHLEVVSLSRSELWRQVSVSQVSSTLASPYRGKNKEEEDEKEEGLVDLVRCVPELQRLLGSTIHILQEEEEEEEEDEEDEEEEEEMVRNTGKPRSR; encoded by the exons ATGCAg GTGGATCCTACACTAATGAATGTAGGGGATGGAGGCACGGTGAGCAGAGAGATCAGTGCTCCAAATAAAGCGTCTGCTAGTATGGTGGGAAATCCCCCCCAGACGCTACCCCTTGAGTTCAGAGGAGATGTTACCCTCAGTCAGCAAAACAAGACCACTCCAACAACAGACTGTAAGACAGCAAAAGCCTGCCTGGACACTAGCAATTACAACCACAGCCCTGAGCTTTCTCCACCTCAGCAGCCCAACAATGCACCAATGTCCGGCTCAGCCCTCACCAGCTCAGAGAAGAGAGCAGACAAAAGGGTAGAAGCATCCAAACTCAAGGCTGATGGTGCTGGGGTCTTCCCGACTCCTCAGTGGTCAAGTGGTGTAAAAGTCAGCCGAGAGGACCCACTCAACCCCTGTCACAGCAATGTGACATCCAGTAAGAAatcacacccacaaacacaatCTGTGCAAAGCGCTCCACCTGGGTTTcaatgctccactatgtttaAACCAGTCCAGCCTGttgccttccttccttccactAATTTCTCCTCTCAACTTTGTAAAATCACTCTTCCACCAGCACTGGGTCAGATTGCAGCATTGAGGGAAGCCACAGCCAGTCAGTTTCAGAAAGAAATTCAGCCTCAAAGCTCAGGTGTCGGAGGGACACCACTCATGCGAACCTATCCCTATCCGTTCTCCATGGGCCGGACTCCAGCTACAGAGAAAAAAGCAGCCACGTCGACCTCAAAACTTAAATCTAGCCATTCATCTAATAAGAATGCCAAGTCTGTGGGAGAGCATAAATCTTTAGCCTCAGTGGTAGCCTCACCAGCTATTGCTCTACCATTGCAGCACCCATCATTAACTTCTGCAGCACCCACCTGCTATACGCTGTCTCCCACTGCTGCCATTTGCTGTGGTTCTGCACTGGCCAGCATCAACTCTCAGAGCAGATTGCTGAACCATGTGGAAAAAGGCAACAGCGTAGACAAGACAACCACGGGCTCTCTTAAAACGacttctccctctgctccaGAGGACCACACAGTTTGTTCTGCTGAACCAAGAGATGTACCACTTGATCTGTCCGCTAAATCAAAACGTCCAAAATGCACAAGTGACCCTCCCGTTACAATGATTGAGACTCATCATAATGAGTCAAATCAGAGAGATTTTCTAAACTCGAAGAGGAGTCATTCGGCAACTTACAGCTCAGCTGTGCAGTACCCTATCTTACCAAACACTCACAGAAATGGATCTCatcaaaagcaaataaatagGCCTCAGAATCACCAGATCCCAGAGCCCAAACCAACCTGGGGTAAGGGATCTTCACAAGACCCCATTAAAAGCATCCCTGGAACATATGTAGGTGTGGCTAGCCCCATACTGGCCTCTACTCTACGGGGCAAAGATGGAAAAGGGACTTTTGCCGATGAATTTCAGAGTTTCGCAAAACAGGAGTTTATATCAATAATTGACCAAGGAGAACATCTGGCCTCAGGAGGAAAGAAGCCATCCTGTCTGATGAAGGGCAACCAACATTCTCACAGCAtcaaacatgttaaaaacacCAGCACAGCCATAACTAAGAACTGTCCTTCTAAAGGAGCGCTCACAACTGCTCTGTCAAGCTGTGCCAATGCTCAGATTCATCAGAAATCCGGACCTGGCAAAGCCACCGTTGTCAATCCAGCATGGCAACAGCCGTCTCATCTTCCGCACCAAGCCTTGGCTGTTCAGGGAAAAATCACACAAGGATCTCCAAAGACCAAGGGTGCCCCAGTGACAGAAGGATCTAAGTTTCAGAATACCCACCACAGCCCGTCCAAACCTGAGGATGATAAGTGGGAGAGAATCAAGTCTCCCCTGTCTAATCTTGCGTCCATTGTAAAGCAGCAAGCTCTCGAAACAACAGCACTGACTGGTGAGGGTAATACTCAGTCCTCACCTGTTACATCAAGAAAAGCTGAAGTTCTGAATCCACTCACAGGGAGCCAAGACACCCAATCTAAGCATACGCCTGCTTTTAAATACCCACCATACTGGTCTTTGGAAAAGTGGGCTGGCACGCCATCTCAAGGGGACTCAGCTCAAACTATGAGGAGGCACGAGAAGGTGAATGCCACAGAGCCTTCAGAGAATAATACTGAATTAAACACCAGTCCGGGAGAACACATGGGACTACAAATGAAGCAGGGCTCCACAAATCCTGCCGGCCAGTCTTATCTCTTTAGGAGCAATGCATCAACAAATGGAAACAGGGTGGAGAGCAAACTAGCCCAGGTGTTAGAGGGGGAGATattgaagaaagaaagtggGGCATCAGACAGTCCTCCCAGTGACAAATTGGATAGCACGGTTGCGTCTATTCTTACGGGCCAGCGTGCGGGTGGAGGCGACAAGTTTGAGAAGAAAACGAACGGAACCAAAGAGGAATCGCCAGCCAAAGCAAAAGCTGCTGCcatcaaacaaaagaaaaccagcCCGAAGAAGGCAGCGAAGGAAAAGTCAGCGACTGGCCCATCGAAGAAGGCTACGGGAAAGAAGAAAGGCACAGAAAACAATCCGACCAAAGTGTCTTGCCAAAAGAAG CAGAAGAAACAATGTGCACCTGTGCTGGAGCAGAGTCCATCAGCAGGAAAACTTTCTGCACAGAGTAAAGAGCCGATTCCAAGGGACAAGATCAGTCCCAGTAAGGTGGAGCAACCAACCCGTGACAAACCAG TTACAGATAGTGGCAGCAGCACTCAGAGTGTGGAGACTCCAGTCTCTCTCAATAGCTGTGCCGTATCCAGTAAAGAGCCCGACACTACAGAGAGCTCCTTCCCAAGACTGAGGAGAGGACGACGGCGAGCTGATGAGGCACGACTGGACCTCTGGGGCTTTGCAACGCCttcccctccacccccaccaaCGCCTCCCCCACCAGCCTCCCTGCCACCCACTGCCCAACCCGCCCGCCGTCCGAGGGGGAGGCCTCGCTCAAACCCCCTGCCAGAGCGAATGATTCAGGGCAAGGGCAAGACGGTCAGTGCAGACGGTGAGACACCCGCTCATAAGAAACGCAGACGATGTTGTAGCAGAAAGTACCAGACTGGGGAGTACATCACTGAGAAAGACAAGCTGGAAGATGGAGGGCGCCTTGAGGAATCTGACTCCCTGAGACAGGACAGTGGAATACCAGCAG ATCCACAGGTGGATCAGTGTCCGAGCCGCACTGCCTCCAGTCCAGATCCTGCTCCACGGAGACCCTCTGTCACTCGCTCGGGGTCGGTCCGCTACCAGGGCAGCGAGATATCTCCAGAGCACAGTGACAAGCCTTCAGGGAAGAGAAAGTTCAAAAGCAAGCACCTATGTGACAGTGACGATCAGAAG ATCAAGACTAAACGCAGCAGCTTGGGAAAGCGTGGTGCGTCACTTGCGCTGGATGATGATGGTTCCGATGTAAAAAGAACAGCCAGCCCCCCACCCACTCCAAAAACTTTGCCGTCATCTCCTCCCAATAAGAAAGGCTTATCGGGAAGAAGCAGCGATTCAGAGTCTCCACCCAAAAGGCCCATTCCCCCGGAGGTTCGTCGGCTGATTGTCAATAAAAATGCAGGCGAGACCTTGCTGCAGCGTGCTGCTCGATTGGGCTATCAG gatgTAGTCCAGTACTGTCTTGAGAAGGACATCAGGGAGGTCAATCGGCGTGATAATGCCGGTTACACAGCTCTCCACGAGGCGTCCTCTCGAGGCTGGACTCAGATTGTCCAGATGTTACTGAAACACGGCGCTGACGTCAACTGTAGCGCCCAGGATGGAACACG GCCCCTTCATGATGCAGTAGCGAGTGATAACCTCCCAATAGTCTGGTTGCTTTTGAACCACGGTGCAGACCCGACTCTGGCCACCTACTCTGGGCACACACCAGTCAAACTGGCTCATAGCCCGAGCATGAAGACCTTCCTCACAG aatATTTCACCGACCTGGAAGGCCGCAAGGAACAAGACCCCAGTTTACACTGGGATTTCTACAGCAGCTCCCTCTTTG AGACCGACCAGGAGCCGTGCTGGGACTTCCTGCTGTCTGAGCAGAATCAGGAACTGGAGGAGAATACAACAGGGAATACTGAGCCGGACTCGGACAAAGATTGCCTTCTGTTTGAGTTCTCATCCGAGCCTCTCTTACCCTGCTATCATGTTCAGGTGTCCTTATCCCAGGG CTTTTGCAACTGGTTCCTCCTCACAGACGTCCTGAAGCGCCTGAAGATGTCGGCGCGGATCTTCCGGGCGCGTTACCCACACTTGGAGGTGGTGAGCTTGTCGCGCTCTGAGCTCTGGAGGCAGGTATCGGTCAGCCAGGTGAGCTCCACGTTGGCTTCGCCCTACAGAGGGAagaacaaggaggaggaagacgagaaAGAGGAGGGACTTGTGGATCTGGTGCGATGCGTACCAGAGCTCCAGAGACTACTGGGCTCCACTATTCACATCCtacaagaggaggaggaggaggaggaggaggacgaggaggatgaggaagaggaggaggagatggtgaGAAACACAGGGAAGCCTCGCAGCCGATAG
- the bcorl1 gene encoding BCL-6 corepressor-like protein 1 isoform X2 — translation MQVDPTLMNVGDGGTVSREISAPNKASASMVGNPPQTLPLEFRGDVTLSQQNKTTPTTDCKTAKACLDTSNYNHSPELSPPQQPNNAPMSGSALTSSEKRADKRVEASKLKADGAGVFPTPQWSSGVKVSREDPLNPCHSNVTSSKKSHPQTQSVQSAPPGFQCSTMFKPVQPVAFLPSTNFSSQLCKITLPPALGQIAALREATASQFQKEIQPQSSGVGGTPLMRTYPYPFSMGRTPATEKKAATSTSKLKSSHSSNKNAKSVGEHKSLASVVASPAIALPLQHPSLTSAAPTCYTLSPTAAICCGSALASINSQSRLLNHVEKGNSVDKTTTGSLKTTSPSAPEDHTVCSAEPRDVPLDLSAKSKRPKCTSDPPVTMIETHHNESNQRDFLNSKRSHSATYSSAVQYPILPNTHRNGSHQKQINRPQNHQIPEPKPTWGKGSSQDPIKSIPGTYVGVASPILASTLRGKDGKGTFADEFQSFAKQEFISIIDQGEHLASGGKKPSCLMKGNQHSHSIKHVKNTSTAITKNCPSKGALTTALSSCANAQIHQKSGPGKATVVNPAWQQPSHLPHQALAVQGKITQGSPKTKGAPVTEGSKFQNTHHSPSKPEDDKWERIKSPLSNLASIVKQQALETTALTGEGNTQSSPVTSRKAEVLNPLTGSQDTQSKHTPAFKYPPYWSLEKWAGTPSQGDSAQTMRRHEKVNATEPSENNTELNTSPGEHMGLQMKQGSTNPAGQSYLFRSNASTNGNRVESKLAQVLEGEILKKESGASDSPPSDKLDSTVASILTGQRAGGGDKFEKKTNGTKEESPAKAKAAAIKQKKTSPKKAAKEKSATGPSKKATGKKKGTENNPTKVSCQKKKKQCAPVLEQSPSAGKLSAQSKEPIPRDKISPSKVEQPTRDKPVTDSGSSTQSVETPVSLNSCAVSSKEPDTTESSFPRLRRGRRRADEARLDLWGFATPSPPPPPTPPPPASLPPTAQPARRPRGRPRSNPLPERMIQGKGKTVSADGETPAHKKRRRCCSRKYQTGEYITEKDKLEDGGRLEESDSLRQDSGIPADPQVDQCPSRTASSPDPAPRRPSVTRSGSVRYQGSEISPEHSDKPSGKRKFKSKHLCDSDDQKIKTKRSSLGKRGASLALDDDGSDVKRTASPPPTPKTLPSSPPNKKGLSGRSSDSESPPKRPIPPEVRRLIVNKNAGETLLQRAARLGYQDVVQYCLEKDIREVNRRDNAGYTALHEASSRGWTQIVQMLLKHGADVNCSAQDGTRPLHDAVASDNLPIVWLLLNHGADPTLATYSGHTPVKLAHSPSMKTFLTEYFTDLEGRKEQDPSLHWDFYSSSLFETDQEPCWDFLLSEQNQELEENTTGNTEPDSDKDCLLFEFSSEPLLPCYHVQVSLSQGFCNWFLLTDVLKRLKMSARIFRARYPHLEVVSLSRSELWRQVSVSQVSSTLASPYRGKNKEEEDEKEEGLVDLVRCVPELQRLLGSTIHILQEEEEEEEEDEEDEEEEEEMVRNTGKPRSR, via the exons ATGCAg GTGGATCCTACACTAATGAATGTAGGGGATGGAGGCACGGTGAGCAGAGAGATCAGTGCTCCAAATAAAGCGTCTGCTAGTATGGTGGGAAATCCCCCCCAGACGCTACCCCTTGAGTTCAGAGGAGATGTTACCCTCAGTCAGCAAAACAAGACCACTCCAACAACAGACTGTAAGACAGCAAAAGCCTGCCTGGACACTAGCAATTACAACCACAGCCCTGAGCTTTCTCCACCTCAGCAGCCCAACAATGCACCAATGTCCGGCTCAGCCCTCACCAGCTCAGAGAAGAGAGCAGACAAAAGGGTAGAAGCATCCAAACTCAAGGCTGATGGTGCTGGGGTCTTCCCGACTCCTCAGTGGTCAAGTGGTGTAAAAGTCAGCCGAGAGGACCCACTCAACCCCTGTCACAGCAATGTGACATCCAGTAAGAAatcacacccacaaacacaatCTGTGCAAAGCGCTCCACCTGGGTTTcaatgctccactatgtttaAACCAGTCCAGCCTGttgccttccttccttccactAATTTCTCCTCTCAACTTTGTAAAATCACTCTTCCACCAGCACTGGGTCAGATTGCAGCATTGAGGGAAGCCACAGCCAGTCAGTTTCAGAAAGAAATTCAGCCTCAAAGCTCAGGTGTCGGAGGGACACCACTCATGCGAACCTATCCCTATCCGTTCTCCATGGGCCGGACTCCAGCTACAGAGAAAAAAGCAGCCACGTCGACCTCAAAACTTAAATCTAGCCATTCATCTAATAAGAATGCCAAGTCTGTGGGAGAGCATAAATCTTTAGCCTCAGTGGTAGCCTCACCAGCTATTGCTCTACCATTGCAGCACCCATCATTAACTTCTGCAGCACCCACCTGCTATACGCTGTCTCCCACTGCTGCCATTTGCTGTGGTTCTGCACTGGCCAGCATCAACTCTCAGAGCAGATTGCTGAACCATGTGGAAAAAGGCAACAGCGTAGACAAGACAACCACGGGCTCTCTTAAAACGacttctccctctgctccaGAGGACCACACAGTTTGTTCTGCTGAACCAAGAGATGTACCACTTGATCTGTCCGCTAAATCAAAACGTCCAAAATGCACAAGTGACCCTCCCGTTACAATGATTGAGACTCATCATAATGAGTCAAATCAGAGAGATTTTCTAAACTCGAAGAGGAGTCATTCGGCAACTTACAGCTCAGCTGTGCAGTACCCTATCTTACCAAACACTCACAGAAATGGATCTCatcaaaagcaaataaatagGCCTCAGAATCACCAGATCCCAGAGCCCAAACCAACCTGGGGTAAGGGATCTTCACAAGACCCCATTAAAAGCATCCCTGGAACATATGTAGGTGTGGCTAGCCCCATACTGGCCTCTACTCTACGGGGCAAAGATGGAAAAGGGACTTTTGCCGATGAATTTCAGAGTTTCGCAAAACAGGAGTTTATATCAATAATTGACCAAGGAGAACATCTGGCCTCAGGAGGAAAGAAGCCATCCTGTCTGATGAAGGGCAACCAACATTCTCACAGCAtcaaacatgttaaaaacacCAGCACAGCCATAACTAAGAACTGTCCTTCTAAAGGAGCGCTCACAACTGCTCTGTCAAGCTGTGCCAATGCTCAGATTCATCAGAAATCCGGACCTGGCAAAGCCACCGTTGTCAATCCAGCATGGCAACAGCCGTCTCATCTTCCGCACCAAGCCTTGGCTGTTCAGGGAAAAATCACACAAGGATCTCCAAAGACCAAGGGTGCCCCAGTGACAGAAGGATCTAAGTTTCAGAATACCCACCACAGCCCGTCCAAACCTGAGGATGATAAGTGGGAGAGAATCAAGTCTCCCCTGTCTAATCTTGCGTCCATTGTAAAGCAGCAAGCTCTCGAAACAACAGCACTGACTGGTGAGGGTAATACTCAGTCCTCACCTGTTACATCAAGAAAAGCTGAAGTTCTGAATCCACTCACAGGGAGCCAAGACACCCAATCTAAGCATACGCCTGCTTTTAAATACCCACCATACTGGTCTTTGGAAAAGTGGGCTGGCACGCCATCTCAAGGGGACTCAGCTCAAACTATGAGGAGGCACGAGAAGGTGAATGCCACAGAGCCTTCAGAGAATAATACTGAATTAAACACCAGTCCGGGAGAACACATGGGACTACAAATGAAGCAGGGCTCCACAAATCCTGCCGGCCAGTCTTATCTCTTTAGGAGCAATGCATCAACAAATGGAAACAGGGTGGAGAGCAAACTAGCCCAGGTGTTAGAGGGGGAGATattgaagaaagaaagtggGGCATCAGACAGTCCTCCCAGTGACAAATTGGATAGCACGGTTGCGTCTATTCTTACGGGCCAGCGTGCGGGTGGAGGCGACAAGTTTGAGAAGAAAACGAACGGAACCAAAGAGGAATCGCCAGCCAAAGCAAAAGCTGCTGCcatcaaacaaaagaaaaccagcCCGAAGAAGGCAGCGAAGGAAAAGTCAGCGACTGGCCCATCGAAGAAGGCTACGGGAAAGAAGAAAGGCACAGAAAACAATCCGACCAAAGTGTCTTGCCAAAAGAAG AAGAAACAATGTGCACCTGTGCTGGAGCAGAGTCCATCAGCAGGAAAACTTTCTGCACAGAGTAAAGAGCCGATTCCAAGGGACAAGATCAGTCCCAGTAAGGTGGAGCAACCAACCCGTGACAAACCAG TTACAGATAGTGGCAGCAGCACTCAGAGTGTGGAGACTCCAGTCTCTCTCAATAGCTGTGCCGTATCCAGTAAAGAGCCCGACACTACAGAGAGCTCCTTCCCAAGACTGAGGAGAGGACGACGGCGAGCTGATGAGGCACGACTGGACCTCTGGGGCTTTGCAACGCCttcccctccacccccaccaaCGCCTCCCCCACCAGCCTCCCTGCCACCCACTGCCCAACCCGCCCGCCGTCCGAGGGGGAGGCCTCGCTCAAACCCCCTGCCAGAGCGAATGATTCAGGGCAAGGGCAAGACGGTCAGTGCAGACGGTGAGACACCCGCTCATAAGAAACGCAGACGATGTTGTAGCAGAAAGTACCAGACTGGGGAGTACATCACTGAGAAAGACAAGCTGGAAGATGGAGGGCGCCTTGAGGAATCTGACTCCCTGAGACAGGACAGTGGAATACCAGCAG ATCCACAGGTGGATCAGTGTCCGAGCCGCACTGCCTCCAGTCCAGATCCTGCTCCACGGAGACCCTCTGTCACTCGCTCGGGGTCGGTCCGCTACCAGGGCAGCGAGATATCTCCAGAGCACAGTGACAAGCCTTCAGGGAAGAGAAAGTTCAAAAGCAAGCACCTATGTGACAGTGACGATCAGAAG ATCAAGACTAAACGCAGCAGCTTGGGAAAGCGTGGTGCGTCACTTGCGCTGGATGATGATGGTTCCGATGTAAAAAGAACAGCCAGCCCCCCACCCACTCCAAAAACTTTGCCGTCATCTCCTCCCAATAAGAAAGGCTTATCGGGAAGAAGCAGCGATTCAGAGTCTCCACCCAAAAGGCCCATTCCCCCGGAGGTTCGTCGGCTGATTGTCAATAAAAATGCAGGCGAGACCTTGCTGCAGCGTGCTGCTCGATTGGGCTATCAG gatgTAGTCCAGTACTGTCTTGAGAAGGACATCAGGGAGGTCAATCGGCGTGATAATGCCGGTTACACAGCTCTCCACGAGGCGTCCTCTCGAGGCTGGACTCAGATTGTCCAGATGTTACTGAAACACGGCGCTGACGTCAACTGTAGCGCCCAGGATGGAACACG GCCCCTTCATGATGCAGTAGCGAGTGATAACCTCCCAATAGTCTGGTTGCTTTTGAACCACGGTGCAGACCCGACTCTGGCCACCTACTCTGGGCACACACCAGTCAAACTGGCTCATAGCCCGAGCATGAAGACCTTCCTCACAG aatATTTCACCGACCTGGAAGGCCGCAAGGAACAAGACCCCAGTTTACACTGGGATTTCTACAGCAGCTCCCTCTTTG AGACCGACCAGGAGCCGTGCTGGGACTTCCTGCTGTCTGAGCAGAATCAGGAACTGGAGGAGAATACAACAGGGAATACTGAGCCGGACTCGGACAAAGATTGCCTTCTGTTTGAGTTCTCATCCGAGCCTCTCTTACCCTGCTATCATGTTCAGGTGTCCTTATCCCAGGG CTTTTGCAACTGGTTCCTCCTCACAGACGTCCTGAAGCGCCTGAAGATGTCGGCGCGGATCTTCCGGGCGCGTTACCCACACTTGGAGGTGGTGAGCTTGTCGCGCTCTGAGCTCTGGAGGCAGGTATCGGTCAGCCAGGTGAGCTCCACGTTGGCTTCGCCCTACAGAGGGAagaacaaggaggaggaagacgagaaAGAGGAGGGACTTGTGGATCTGGTGCGATGCGTACCAGAGCTCCAGAGACTACTGGGCTCCACTATTCACATCCtacaagaggaggaggaggaggaggaggaggacgaggaggatgaggaagaggaggaggagatggtgaGAAACACAGGGAAGCCTCGCAGCCGATAG